From one Leptospira stimsonii genomic stretch:
- a CDS encoding adhesin OmpL37 family surface protein, translating to MKFFLGIGFVLLLWIPSSISADLASNGATHLVRVEKGLKVNEFLIKAMNSSISNIGSEADKALYKRIIQHHVETSQLYFQFDLERSYVELKRTQDLLVILYSNVIEASKKTVRGELTSLGYQAVRGTEARPKKHLELGYRELAAAEQKKLIADNTRPYLQPIKLELLYESLKLLKQSRKYVILLSMEYLSDFPPDPESEDFFGILNEINRAMFSRKDEFARIHFDNHFHAYSGENLYDIYWQNPALEELEKPLGEVDSAYLRDRRKAKR from the coding sequence ATGAAGTTCTTTTTGGGAATCGGATTCGTTTTATTACTTTGGATTCCCTCTTCTATTTCCGCGGACCTCGCGAGTAACGGCGCGACCCATTTAGTCCGGGTTGAAAAAGGACTCAAGGTGAACGAATTTCTCATCAAAGCGATGAACAGTTCGATTTCGAACATCGGTTCCGAAGCTGACAAAGCTCTCTACAAAAGGATCATCCAACACCACGTCGAAACCAGCCAACTTTACTTTCAATTCGATTTGGAACGATCATACGTCGAACTCAAACGAACCCAAGATCTACTTGTAATTCTTTATTCCAACGTCATCGAAGCCAGCAAAAAGACGGTTCGAGGCGAACTGACTTCCCTCGGGTATCAAGCCGTTCGTGGTACGGAAGCAAGACCTAAAAAACATCTGGAACTCGGTTATCGGGAACTCGCCGCGGCGGAACAAAAAAAACTGATCGCAGATAATACCAGACCCTATCTTCAACCGATCAAATTGGAACTACTTTACGAATCCCTAAAACTCTTAAAACAATCCAGGAAGTATGTGATTCTTCTTTCAATGGAATACCTTTCCGACTTTCCCCCCGATCCGGAAAGCGAAGACTTCTTCGGAATTCTCAACGAGATCAACAGAGCCATGTTTTCCAGAAAGGACGAGTTTGCGAGAATTCACTTTGACAATCATTTTCACGCTTATTCAGGTGAAAATCTCTACGATATCTACTGGCAGAATCCTGCCTTAGAGGAATTGGAAAAACCTCTCGGAGAAGTCGACTCAGCCTATCTTAGGGATCGTAGAAAAGCAAAACGTTGA
- a CDS encoding NUDIX hydrolase, with the protein MKYCSSCGSPVSHKIPEGDNRPRHICDNCGTIHYQNPKVVVGSIPIWENKILLCKRAIEPRKGYWTLPAGFLENRETVEEGAIRETNEEANAQIHILGLQCVYSIPHISQIYMFFLADLVDGKFSESSESEEVKLFATSEIPWEELAFTSVYYALRQYVDSPDKNSFHLGSTRKRNYPPSKES; encoded by the coding sequence ATGAAATACTGTAGTTCTTGCGGGTCCCCCGTTTCGCACAAAATTCCGGAGGGGGACAATCGGCCTCGGCATATCTGCGACAACTGTGGTACGATCCACTACCAAAATCCGAAGGTGGTAGTGGGAAGTATTCCTATTTGGGAAAACAAGATTCTACTCTGCAAACGCGCCATCGAACCTAGAAAAGGATATTGGACCCTTCCTGCCGGCTTTTTGGAGAATCGGGAAACCGTAGAAGAAGGTGCGATCCGAGAAACAAACGAGGAGGCGAACGCGCAGATCCATATTCTCGGACTTCAATGTGTTTATAGTATTCCCCATATCAGCCAAATCTATATGTTCTTTTTGGCGGATCTCGTGGACGGCAAATTCTCCGAAAGCTCCGAATCCGAAGAAGTGAAACTCTTTGCCACGAGCGAAATTCCTTGGGAAGAACTCGCATTCACTTCGGTTTATTACGCTCTCAGACAATACGTGGATTCGCCGGACAAAAATTCCTTTCATTTAGGAAGCACTCGAAAAAGAAATTATCCCCCTTCGAAAGAATCTTGA
- a CDS encoding GNAT family N-acetyltransferase, giving the protein MKFIPIQSDSRELLELEKNAVVQDVVSSVLKMYNATGQSPSEPWIAYLYVQGGEALGTCAFKSPPQNGQVEIAYFVFPEYEGKGFGTFFASFLVAQARLASPEVIVTAQTLPENNASTRILERLNFERTGELIHPEDGKVWQWLRR; this is encoded by the coding sequence ATGAAATTCATTCCCATTCAATCCGATTCGAGAGAGCTACTGGAACTCGAAAAAAACGCCGTTGTCCAGGACGTCGTTTCAAGTGTATTAAAAATGTATAATGCGACCGGCCAGTCGCCCTCGGAACCTTGGATTGCGTATTTGTATGTCCAAGGTGGGGAAGCGCTCGGTACTTGTGCGTTCAAATCTCCTCCCCAAAACGGTCAAGTGGAGATCGCATACTTTGTCTTTCCGGAATACGAGGGAAAAGGGTTCGGAACTTTTTTTGCGTCCTTTTTGGTTGCTCAGGCACGTTTAGCGTCGCCCGAGGTGATCGTTACGGCGCAAACGTTGCCGGAGAATAACGCCTCAACCCGTATCCTGGAACGTCTGAATTTCGAAAGAACCGGTGAGCTGATTCACCCCGAAGACGGCAAGGTCTGGCAGTGGTTACGGAGGTGA
- a CDS encoding OmpA family protein, which yields MRNRTLSIASLLLFFSGSLSADTFIKTSSDSFSPNWDGRNDTVEFKISKSALPRLFDWELIVKNAGDDVVKTFRADHRRKKGFSLFPFLQDENKLSPLEITIPESIPWSGEDSKGFLLPDGEYKYRLRLVTENKENLLSEEKSVLLDSHPPTSELNAKTRVLFLGGDRSASRINISQKVSGEIGDNFTGEFSDSEGKAVKSYTWKFKDVPSNLSWDGTDFSNKQLPSGIYSYRLIGYDKGRNETVTLLNDLTIRNETGGVDLYSDSKLYSHLPGSVKNSVRFHSYISPKIKSDSYEIEIFQKNGNEEKSVYRVRDTGEPSSEWRWDLRNQSGDLISAGIYHYRLTIHSRYERYQSIPSFFQVTKDSFELSISVSPKEFTPDNDGKNDFLKISLSVQGVPLQSWETTLYEIPPYTDLKRKIKTWSGNGPPSEEIPWEGLDENGVRVGSLSNFYFEWKYTDILGRESSGNGAEFKTGILVLEEDKSLRISIPESQVEARWWTLPGQIRTLLNEFPGYKIEVQSHSSHQGDEEVNQVTTEERAKTAFEYFFSKSAPFGRIRFRGYGETLPLIPGSGKYEADKNQRIDFYLSP from the coding sequence ATGCGGAACCGAACTCTTTCCATTGCGTCATTGTTGTTATTTTTTTCAGGATCTCTAAGCGCCGATACGTTTATCAAAACGAGTTCGGATTCCTTCTCACCCAATTGGGACGGCAGAAACGATACGGTAGAATTTAAAATCTCAAAGTCCGCACTTCCTCGTCTGTTCGACTGGGAATTGATCGTCAAAAACGCAGGTGACGATGTCGTAAAAACCTTTCGCGCCGATCACAGAAGAAAAAAAGGATTTTCCCTTTTTCCATTTTTGCAAGACGAGAATAAACTTTCTCCTCTGGAAATTACGATTCCGGAATCGATTCCTTGGAGCGGAGAAGACTCGAAAGGTTTTTTATTACCCGATGGAGAATACAAATATAGACTAAGATTGGTCACCGAAAATAAAGAGAACCTTTTATCCGAGGAGAAATCGGTTCTTCTTGATTCTCACCCGCCGACTTCCGAGTTGAATGCAAAGACTAGAGTTCTTTTTCTCGGTGGAGATCGGTCCGCATCTAGGATCAACATCTCCCAAAAAGTTTCGGGAGAAATCGGGGACAACTTCACCGGAGAATTTTCGGATTCGGAAGGAAAGGCAGTAAAGTCTTATACATGGAAATTCAAAGACGTTCCTTCAAATCTGAGTTGGGATGGAACCGACTTTTCCAACAAACAACTTCCTAGCGGAATTTATTCCTATCGTTTGATCGGATACGATAAGGGAAGGAATGAAACCGTAACTTTGTTAAACGACTTAACGATTCGAAACGAGACGGGCGGCGTCGATTTGTATTCCGATTCCAAATTGTATTCTCATCTTCCGGGAAGTGTTAAGAATTCGGTCCGATTCCATTCCTACATTTCCCCAAAAATCAAATCGGATTCGTATGAGATTGAGATTTTTCAGAAAAACGGAAACGAAGAAAAGAGCGTCTATCGCGTCCGAGACACGGGAGAACCTTCTTCGGAGTGGAGATGGGATTTGAGAAATCAATCCGGGGATTTGATTTCGGCCGGGATTTATCATTATCGCCTAACAATTCACAGTCGCTATGAACGTTATCAATCCATTCCCTCTTTTTTCCAGGTGACAAAAGATTCTTTCGAACTTTCAATTTCCGTATCTCCGAAAGAATTCACACCCGATAACGACGGGAAAAACGATTTTCTAAAAATTTCACTTTCCGTTCAAGGCGTTCCTCTTCAGTCCTGGGAAACCACATTATACGAAATACCACCTTATACGGACTTGAAAAGAAAAATCAAAACTTGGTCCGGAAACGGTCCACCTTCCGAAGAAATTCCTTGGGAAGGCTTGGATGAAAACGGCGTCAGAGTAGGTTCACTGAGTAACTTCTATTTCGAATGGAAATATACGGATATTTTGGGAAGAGAATCGAGCGGGAACGGCGCCGAATTTAAAACCGGGATTCTTGTTCTGGAAGAGGACAAATCTCTGAGGATCTCGATTCCGGAATCCCAGGTGGAAGCGAGATGGTGGACTCTTCCCGGACAAATCCGCACTTTGTTAAACGAATTCCCCGGCTACAAAATCGAAGTACAGTCGCATTCTTCGCACCAAGGAGACGAAGAGGTCAATCAGGTTACCACGGAGGAACGGGCAAAAACGGCCTTTGAATACTTCTTTTCCAAGTCCGCACCGTTCGGAAGAATCCGGTTTCGAGGATACGGTGAAACTCTTCCACTGATTCCGGGCTCCGGGAAATACGAAGCAGATAAAAATCAAAGAATCGATTTTTATCTTTCACCTTAA
- a CDS encoding LIC10260 family lipoprotein: MKRTIRFFLFQLCLLVLGCSQTPKKISYVILEKPIRPIEFSEAKSKRLQLEKYRIGFGGLFPVELNSYLKEAESKTSNSILKNVDIEMKFPVCVLPLIPFVCFVRYELVVEGETLRR, encoded by the coding sequence ATGAAACGAACTATTCGATTCTTTTTGTTTCAGCTTTGTTTATTGGTTCTCGGTTGTTCGCAAACTCCGAAAAAGATAAGCTACGTTATTTTAGAAAAGCCGATTCGTCCGATTGAATTTTCTGAAGCGAAATCAAAACGGCTTCAACTCGAGAAATATAGGATCGGATTCGGCGGACTTTTTCCGGTTGAATTGAATTCTTATTTGAAAGAAGCGGAATCGAAAACTTCCAATTCTATCTTGAAAAATGTAGATATTGAAATGAAATTCCCCGTTTGTGTTTTGCCTCTGATACCGTTTGTCTGTTTTGTACGCTACGAATTGGTTGTAGAAGGAGAAACGCTCAGGCGATAA
- a CDS encoding class I SAM-dependent methyltransferase, translating to MKPSVGIAKKESKELETLSKPAPKKESFYAKLFARFYDRFMDRIEKTVLFRKRKHLIQPLHGKILEIGSGTGINFPIYSSKVEVIAIEPSASMMEKAKERILSLQNQPSFEKSHSKIRMEALGLGDPELESLVPPKSMDAVVFTLVLCTVPDPVYAIRFAKSRLKRGGKILILEHVQATSKAGRLLQNFLNPLWNRFAQGCNLNRDPASILKAEGFQPLEEYRFRKTLPFYQAIYVLK from the coding sequence ATGAAACCTTCCGTGGGAATCGCGAAAAAAGAATCGAAAGAACTCGAAACGTTGAGTAAACCCGCTCCCAAAAAAGAATCGTTTTACGCAAAATTGTTCGCACGATTTTACGATCGTTTTATGGATCGAATCGAAAAGACGGTTCTTTTTCGAAAACGAAAACATCTGATTCAACCCCTACATGGGAAAATCCTGGAAATCGGAAGTGGGACGGGTATCAACTTTCCGATCTATTCTTCCAAGGTAGAAGTCATCGCGATCGAACCCTCCGCGTCCATGATGGAAAAGGCAAAGGAAAGAATCTTGTCTCTACAAAATCAACCTTCCTTTGAGAAATCACATTCAAAAATTAGAATGGAGGCTCTTGGTTTGGGAGATCCTGAATTGGAATCCTTGGTTCCGCCGAAAAGTATGGACGCCGTTGTTTTCACACTGGTTCTCTGCACCGTCCCCGATCCGGTCTACGCGATTCGATTTGCGAAGTCTCGATTGAAACGAGGCGGGAAAATTCTAATTTTAGAACACGTTCAAGCGACTTCAAAAGCAGGACGACTTTTACAAAATTTCCTCAATCCGCTTTGGAATCGTTTCGCGCAAGGTTGTAATCTCAACCGGGATCCTGCTTCCATCTTAAAAGCGGAAGGGTTTCAACCTCTGGAAGAATATCGTTTTAGAAAAACCTTACCCTTTTATCAGGCGATTTACGTACTCAAATAG
- a CDS encoding PilZ domain-containing protein, with protein MTGTKSLFDDSFEYRDPAIQKRKNARVKITLDAEMTIKGKSERHPVTILDIGTGGVALDSRMTMFEGDRIHLHAKINGKDMTLEAEIIRSSGKKANSIFVNIADDHKNEIQELIHKKFFEKEKKLN; from the coding sequence ATGACCGGCACTAAGTCCTTATTCGACGATTCTTTTGAATACAGGGATCCTGCGATTCAAAAAAGAAAAAATGCCCGCGTTAAAATCACTTTAGACGCGGAAATGACGATCAAAGGAAAATCGGAAAGACATCCTGTTACCATTCTTGATATAGGAACCGGCGGTGTTGCGCTCGACTCAAGAATGACGATGTTCGAAGGAGACCGAATTCATCTTCATGCGAAAATCAACGGTAAGGATATGACTCTTGAAGCGGAGATCATTCGCTCTTCCGGAAAAAAAGCGAACAGCATCTTTGTAAACATCGCAGACGATCATAAAAACGAAATTCAGGAACTCATCCATAAAAAGTTTTTCGAAAAAGAGAAAAAACTGAACTGA
- a CDS encoding NRDE family protein, whose protein sequence is MCTAIIYRNKEKKILGLGFNRDESVKRKPSTLPQKIGNGPVYAISPLDGDYGGTWIGVNSSQEIFCLLNFYEATLKLLRNPTSRGLLVRSCLLNEVNPDQLKEEELVNFYPFKLVRITLEKTDVFVWDGKDLVVKTDQETFQVMGSSFTQGPKAQVSREAVFKEHFLPRNLPDAEEFLLLSKNFLTSHIPEKGALSSCMHRRDAHTVSKTEVVLTEKLLTVTYQDGQPCESPEPTILNLTLTDFSVIG, encoded by the coding sequence ATGTGCACTGCGATCATTTATAGGAATAAGGAAAAAAAAATCCTAGGTTTGGGTTTTAATCGAGACGAATCCGTAAAACGAAAACCTTCCACTCTTCCTCAAAAAATCGGGAACGGTCCCGTTTATGCGATTTCACCTTTGGACGGAGACTACGGCGGAACTTGGATAGGCGTGAACTCCTCTCAGGAAATTTTCTGTCTTTTGAATTTTTACGAAGCGACTCTCAAACTTTTGAGAAACCCCACGAGCAGAGGTTTGCTCGTTCGTTCTTGTTTATTAAACGAAGTGAATCCGGACCAGTTGAAAGAAGAGGAACTCGTAAACTTTTATCCGTTCAAATTAGTTCGAATCACTCTCGAAAAAACGGACGTCTTTGTCTGGGACGGAAAGGACTTGGTAGTAAAGACCGACCAAGAAACGTTCCAAGTGATGGGAAGCTCTTTTACACAAGGACCAAAAGCTCAGGTTTCCAGAGAAGCAGTTTTCAAAGAACACTTCCTTCCTCGAAACCTTCCCGACGCTGAAGAATTTTTACTTCTATCAAAAAATTTTCTGACTTCGCATATTCCTGAAAAAGGAGCGCTTTCCTCTTGTATGCATAGAAGAGACGCTCATACGGTTTCAAAAACGGAAGTCGTATTAACGGAGAAATTGTTGACTGTCACTTACCAGGACGGCCAACCTTGTGAATCACCGGAGCCTACGATTCTTAATTTGACTTTGACGGATTTTTCGGTAATAGGATAA
- a CDS encoding polyamine aminopropyltransferase — protein MQTALYISVLIISSCGLVYELLAGTIASYLLGETVTQFSLIIGTYLFSMGVGSWLSKYVEKDLIPKFLEIELAIGLVGGFSAAILYLSFGQIRFFQVPLFLLVILVGILVGLEIPVLLRILKKELQFKELVSRVLSLDYVGALLASILFPIFFAPKLGLIRTSFLFGILNAGVALWGTWALPLKYSRMILLRAQSVIVLTLLVLGFSFSDLITYYSEETLYTDEIILSKQSQFQRIIVTRWKNEIRLFLNGHLQFSSRDEYRYHETLVHPAILAHPSPKNVLVLGGGDGLAVREILKHEGVQKITLVDLDPAVTGLFTDHTVLKELNEGSLKNPKVTVINTDAFVWLEESGDTFDVVIIDFPDPSNFSLGKLYTTAFFHVLKRRMNETSVLEIQSTSPLFARSSYWCIEKTISSLGFQTLPLHVYVPSFGEWGFVLAGQKPIRFREKFPDHLRFLNAEELKSIQTFPSDMSKVPVEINRLDNQALVRYYDREWNRILD, from the coding sequence TTGCAAACCGCGCTTTATATTTCCGTCCTTATCATCTCCTCCTGCGGCCTCGTCTACGAACTGTTAGCCGGAACCATCGCGTCCTATCTTCTCGGAGAAACCGTAACGCAGTTTTCATTGATTATCGGAACCTATCTCTTTTCGATGGGAGTCGGTTCTTGGCTTTCCAAATACGTAGAAAAGGATTTGATTCCTAAGTTTTTGGAAATTGAACTCGCGATCGGCCTCGTGGGAGGATTTAGCGCGGCGATTCTTTATTTGAGTTTCGGACAGATTCGATTCTTTCAAGTTCCTTTGTTTTTACTCGTCATCCTAGTGGGAATCCTTGTCGGTCTGGAAATTCCCGTTCTACTCAGAATTCTAAAAAAAGAACTTCAGTTTAAAGAACTGGTGTCAAGGGTTCTCAGTTTAGATTACGTTGGTGCGTTACTCGCATCGATCCTATTTCCGATCTTCTTCGCGCCGAAACTCGGATTGATCCGAACCAGTTTCTTGTTCGGGATTTTGAACGCGGGAGTTGCGCTCTGGGGAACCTGGGCTTTACCGCTCAAATATTCAAGGATGATATTGCTCCGCGCACAATCGGTGATCGTTCTCACTCTATTGGTTCTCGGATTTTCGTTTTCGGATTTGATCACGTATTACAGCGAAGAAACACTTTACACGGACGAGATCATTCTATCCAAACAATCCCAATTTCAGAGAATCATCGTCACGAGATGGAAAAACGAAATCCGACTTTTTTTAAACGGACATCTTCAATTTTCTTCCAGAGACGAATATCGCTATCATGAAACCTTGGTGCATCCCGCGATCTTGGCCCACCCTTCTCCAAAAAACGTTTTGGTCTTAGGAGGAGGAGACGGATTGGCGGTGAGGGAAATTTTAAAACACGAGGGAGTCCAAAAAATTACGTTAGTCGATCTCGATCCGGCGGTAACGGGACTATTTACGGATCACACCGTCTTGAAAGAACTCAACGAAGGAAGTTTAAAAAATCCTAAAGTAACGGTGATCAATACGGATGCGTTTGTTTGGTTGGAAGAATCCGGCGATACCTTCGACGTCGTCATCATCGACTTTCCCGATCCGAGCAACTTCTCCCTTGGAAAACTCTACACGACCGCATTCTTTCACGTGCTCAAGAGAAGAATGAACGAAACGTCCGTATTGGAAATACAATCGACCTCTCCTTTGTTCGCACGCTCTTCGTATTGGTGTATCGAAAAAACGATTTCGTCCTTGGGTTTTCAAACTCTTCCGTTACACGTGTACGTTCCTTCTTTCGGAGAATGGGGTTTCGTTCTCGCGGGACAAAAACCGATACGGTTTCGGGAAAAATTTCCGGACCATCTTCGATTTTTGAACGCCGAAGAACTCAAATCGATTCAGACCTTTCCCTCGGATATGTCCAAGGTCCCCGTCGAAATCAATCGATTGGACAATCAAGCCCTCGTAAGATATTACGATCGGGAATGGAATCGAATCTTAGACTAA
- a CDS encoding DUF4178 domain-containing protein, whose product MLELSCPNCGAPVPFQNKASIYGVCPNCKTLTVQKNQSLESLGKVGELVPDLSPIQVGTSGKTKDGIQFQVVGRIQQRYSLGTWNEWHAISQDGKSMWLAEAQGQFMVTELRPTAKAEIFPEHDPIQNLETPPDVYFITSKTSKQLLRAGDTLKLDNDLWMIREIGVATCVGGEGELPVGFESGTTSVLLDLANDQGWFATLDYSHTPPLYFRGKVYSFDQIEFINLRDPKAFQGFQKVEEAKAIQCLGCGASLSQRSPDFSKSIACEYCGTVMDTSKDELKILSKFQEVIKDRIYLLPGTKLTLKGKECEVLGVVKKSVHADGQIFPWTEYLLHFTGGYYWLNETSGHWTVFEPVPFIPRTVIGTYPPKKSFQKEEYKLFNSSNAGTDFAFGEFYYKIHAGDTAELADFIAPPKMLSSEKTQNELFWSIGEYVPVDELKKSIQGEVELPEPAGIGAAQPNPFTKLRKRNVRIAAWLSAIMLVVQIGFCLSSQDKEIFSKDYQYVRDPIAGGTTDSSFVTESFQFEGNARQNVQIKVNVPNLSNHYIYYYLALINTQTDVAYDTGLEVSYYEGVDDGERWTEGDTSADVIIGEVPPGEYYLRIESESDFPRGSGTVAHFSIRRDVDQSYYYLLFLLGIWLPVPYSLFRSFSFEASRNENSDFAPDNSSDDSDDDDSYSSSDD is encoded by the coding sequence GTGTTAGAACTGAGTTGTCCCAACTGCGGCGCGCCCGTCCCCTTTCAAAACAAGGCTTCGATTTATGGAGTCTGTCCGAATTGTAAGACTCTAACCGTTCAAAAGAACCAATCCCTGGAGAGTCTTGGCAAGGTCGGGGAACTCGTTCCGGATCTTTCCCCGATTCAAGTTGGAACTTCCGGTAAAACGAAGGACGGAATCCAATTTCAAGTCGTTGGAAGGATTCAGCAACGGTATAGTCTCGGAACCTGGAACGAATGGCACGCGATCTCTCAAGACGGCAAGTCGATGTGGCTCGCAGAAGCGCAAGGTCAGTTTATGGTTACGGAGCTTCGTCCCACTGCAAAAGCAGAAATTTTTCCAGAACACGATCCGATTCAAAATCTGGAGACTCCTCCGGATGTTTACTTCATCACTTCGAAAACTTCCAAACAACTTCTCAGAGCCGGCGATACTCTCAAACTCGACAATGACCTTTGGATGATCCGTGAAATCGGTGTCGCGACCTGCGTCGGCGGTGAAGGAGAACTTCCCGTCGGTTTCGAATCCGGGACAACTTCCGTTCTTCTGGATCTCGCCAACGATCAAGGCTGGTTTGCTACATTAGATTATTCTCATACACCTCCCCTTTATTTCCGGGGTAAAGTTTACAGCTTCGATCAGATCGAATTCATCAATCTTCGTGATCCGAAGGCGTTTCAAGGTTTTCAAAAAGTGGAAGAAGCCAAGGCGATCCAGTGCCTCGGTTGTGGCGCATCCCTGAGCCAAAGAAGTCCGGATTTTTCCAAATCGATCGCCTGCGAATACTGCGGAACGGTCATGGATACGAGCAAGGACGAGCTCAAAATTCTTTCCAAGTTTCAGGAAGTCATCAAGGATAGAATTTACCTTCTTCCCGGAACAAAGCTCACTCTCAAAGGCAAAGAATGTGAGGTCCTCGGCGTTGTAAAAAAATCGGTCCACGCAGACGGACAAATCTTTCCTTGGACGGAGTATCTTCTTCATTTTACGGGCGGCTACTACTGGTTAAACGAAACAAGCGGTCACTGGACCGTCTTCGAACCGGTTCCATTTATTCCGAGAACGGTTATCGGAACGTATCCTCCGAAAAAATCATTTCAAAAGGAAGAATATAAACTTTTCAATTCTTCGAACGCAGGCACGGACTTCGCCTTCGGAGAATTCTACTATAAAATTCATGCCGGAGACACGGCGGAACTTGCCGACTTTATCGCTCCTCCGAAAATGCTTTCTTCCGAAAAAACCCAGAACGAACTTTTCTGGTCGATCGGAGAATACGTTCCCGTAGACGAACTCAAAAAATCGATTCAAGGTGAAGTGGAACTTCCCGAACCGGCAGGAATCGGCGCCGCACAACCGAACCCTTTTACTAAATTAAGAAAACGGAATGTTCGAATCGCGGCTTGGCTCTCGGCGATCATGCTCGTCGTTCAAATCGGATTCTGTCTGAGTTCCCAGGATAAGGAAATTTTTTCGAAGGACTATCAGTATGTTCGGGATCCGATTGCGGGGGGAACAACCGATTCTTCTTTCGTTACGGAAAGTTTTCAGTTTGAAGGAAACGCGAGACAAAACGTCCAGATCAAAGTGAACGTTCCCAATCTTTCCAATCACTATATCTACTACTACTTGGCTCTGATCAACACGCAGACCGACGTCGCTTACGATACGGGTTTAGAAGTCAGCTACTACGAAGGAGTAGACGACGGAGAACGTTGGACGGAAGGAGATACGTCCGCCGACGTTATCATCGGAGAAGTTCCTCCCGGAGAATATTATCTCAGAATAGAATCCGAATCGGATTTTCCAAGGGGAAGCGGAACGGTCGCCCACTTCAGCATTCGAAGGGATGTGGATCAGTCGTATTACTATCTTCTTTTCCTTTTAGGAATTTGGCTACCGGTCCCCTATTCTTTGTTCCGAAGTTTTTCATTCGAAGCATCGAGAAACGAGAATAGCGATTTTGCGCCGGATAACAGCTCTGACGATTCCGATGACGACGATTCTTATTCTTCGAGCGACGATTGA